The following DNA comes from Anticarsia gemmatalis isolate Benzon Research Colony breed Stoneville strain chromosome 10, ilAntGemm2 primary, whole genome shotgun sequence.
CATTGCACCACGAAGACCATTAGAATCACTTTACTTTTGTCTAGGCCCTGGCAGtaggtactttgtgtccgttgtttgtatgttcgtaagaGTCCCGGGACACAAGAGTAATGTTTAAtgctaaagtattttttctttaaaaacgtAAGCCTTTTTTGCCTAAATTATCATATATTGCTTGACCGTAGGGTCCAACAccataaatatacctattgtcCTTTCAAAATGACagtaaatcattatttttacatgcaattttttacttaatttccaTATTACGTATTCAACAATTAATCATATTAagatgttttgtatattttatatttttgactcAAAAATCTGTCTTGACTCAAGAATCTGTTGGTTATTCAGTGTTTCAATTCGTAAGCAAACGGGTGGTCGACAAGGCCTCCCTTACAAAAAATAGTTAAGACACTATAGTAAATTATATCTGTGCTTAGATTACATCTCAACCAGGGTTATTGACCTTTCAATAATAGGCTGATATACTTGCACCAACATACGATCACAGGTTTGACCAAAACGTCATATCagctaaagaaaaaataatacacgaacgtaATAAACTTCATATTTGATATTAATCTAATACAGAGTTGGGTAACATGGTGGAAGTGAAAGTACAGCAAGGTTGGCTTCGTGGTGAGAAGCTGGACACAGTGACTGGTGACGGACAGTATTACAGCTTCAAAGGTATTCCCTACGCGCAACCACCGCTCGGGAAACTGAGATTTAAGGTAAGAAACTTGGACATAATATCAGTCAGTTATGTTGACAATCTGTGttactgactgacatagtgctCTATCAACGCAGATcctaaaccactggacggatcgggcaggattttgatcaattctacccccaaggggataaaagagcggatgaatgtttgtataaaaattttatCGTAAACCACAAAccaagtcgcgggcaaaagtaAATCCAGCACTTGGCAAACGTAGTGGAGTCTTGTTTACTCTTCTTAATTCTTGTGGTTAAACATTATTTAGAAGCAAatagtttaaatgtttaaatttatttatttatttgatataatatctGTGACATAGCGTTCTTACTAAATTACATTACTATGTATTTATGTGAACgttgtaaacaatttttttttgcttcacaaataaaataaactttcaatGTCGTTTTGTTATAGAAgcccaataaaaaaatatgattgtaatattgttatcataaatacattgtaatttaatatattcaagGACAAGATGTTTTTACGTTTTACCAATATACGCGTGGAAcgaaataaaatacctatacacATAAacgtgataaaaaatattagcataaagtttactaattttcaataattGCTCCTATTAATCTTTCAGGCACCTCTTCCACCTTTACCATGGGATGGTGTTCGAGAAGCCAAAGAACACGGAGCAAAATGTCCTCAAATCGACATATTCAGTTTTGTCTTCCAACCAGGCAATGAGGACTGTTTACACCTCAGTGTATACACCCCCGAATTAACCCCTGAAGTGCCTCTCCCAGTCATAGTCTTCATTCACGGCGGCTGCTTTAAAAGTGGCTCAGGAAATTCCAAAAACTATGCCGGAGATTTCCTAGTCAGTCGTGGAGTCATTCTTGTTACTATGAACTACCGGTTGGATGCTTTAGGTTTCCTATGTTTAGACACCGAAGAAGTCCCAGGAAACGCTGGTATGAAAGACCAGGTAGCTGCTCTAAGATGGGTGAGAGACAATATTAGAAACTTCGGGGGAGATCCAGCTAATGTCACGCTCATGGGTCATAGTTCTGGAGCGGCATGTGCTGGGCTACATCTGCTGTCTCCAATGTCGAAAGGACTTTTTAATAGAGTGATCATAATGAGTGGTTCACCTACTTGTGACTGGGCTGTTCCATTTGAACCACAAAAACGAGCTTTTATCCTCGGTAAAGAACTCGGTCTGGAAACAGATGACCCGAGTATACTTCTGGAGTTTCTACAAAACGTTCCTgttgaaaatctaataaatactAGTCCATATGTGCTGTCGTTTGAAGAACGTAACGATAATATACTTAAGATGGTTCATTTTACACCGGTTATAGAAAAGAATTTTGGTCAAGAACAATTTCTGACTGATGATccaataaaattgttgaaaGACGGAAAAATCAATGATGTTGACGTTTTTCTTGGACATACAAGCGAAGAATCTTTAATTTATATCAGTACTTTTGAAGAATACTTAAAGAAACTAATACTATCTCATAACAGATACCCAGAAATACTAGTTCCGAGGAAGATACAACTAATGTGTACTGCAAAACAAATTTTGGATTTATCCAAGAGAATccatgatttttattttgaagggAAGTCTATAAATATTGATACGATGAAGGAATTTATCAGATATTGCAGTGATGCTGGATATATCTatgatataaatagttttatgtcCAAACTGGCTAAGGTCGGGTCTGGTCGACGCTACATGTATAGATTttcaggtattttatttagtttcgtGGCAATCCTGGTTTTATGCCTATAGCCTAATTCCACCAATAACactgtaataaacaaaatatatcaataaaatattataatgtcatatTTTCCCGACCGCCAAgcaattatgttaaaataaaaatcttttcagGTATATCTGATAGGAATATCTACGGTAACCCAGGTTTAAAGTATGGGATCAAGGGCGCGGGACACTTGGATGATATGGTACATTTAATGCCAACGCAGCTTGTGAAGGTAAAACTGGAGAAGAATAGCAAAGCATATGACCTGATTCAGCTGACTACTACTGTTTTTTCGAACTTTGCTAAATATGGGTGAGTACTACAATTAGTGACACCAGCAAGCTCTTACAGGTATTGACGGATTCCAGCgatacttaatacatttttggtgGAAAATCAGCcatgttatttatattctacGTCAATATCACTATAGCtgcacaaacatacattcaGATATGAAACGAATATGGGGTAAAATACGCTAACATTTTCTAGACACTACTAGAAAGCGTTATCTTTTTAGGCATGAACCTAGAAAATTTTACTTAAGTCAGATTACAGACTAAAGAAAAGAAGAGAAAGCGACAGGagtagagagagagagagagacaaaataatattaactagaAGTAGTTTGAAACTGATAGATAGGCAAGGAATAATCTCCTTACTCGTATTCCTGTTGACTAACTTttgataatttttgttttcagtaaCCCCACGCCGGACGCTTCACTTGGAGTAACCTGGCCTAAATATGACAGTACAAATCAAGCCTTTGTTGACATCGGAGACACTTTGACTGTAGGCAGTCATCCTGCTGGCGAAGCCCTTGATTTCTGGAGGAGTATTTACGAAGAAGTTAGACTTGACTATTAAATTATAAGCTTAGTTTTAAGGACTctgaaatatagaaaaataaaatagttataacaGTTTAATGGTATTCGTAGTAAATATGAGAATGTTGTCAAGTTAACATAAAAGAACAAGGGTCAAAATAATAGGCGacttcagtagctcgattctctaccgctatcgactatcgacaaccggctggctatcgagaaaGTTAACACgaaaaaatctgatcagctcCTCTAGCGGCCTcaataggaactattttggcagtacattttaaatatcaaactctcgatactcgacagtaccgactgttgagaattgcgctactgaccaatttatttttattattgaagttGTGCACTgcttttaaaactgtttaatgaaagggtaataaattaattgattgtattttgatcgtaaattaaaaagattttaccATAGTTATACATCAtcatttaacttttatttaaacttttagagcttttaaataagtgttatttATCAAACTACCTTACTGAGCAGCGGTTTTAATCTAAAGTATCCTATCAATCTTATAAAATAGTGAATATTTTAGCACATTTCTAAGCCTAGTCTAGCCTTAAAATGTAGTTGCAAAGAAATTCTTCTGAAACctttaatacaatacaatttgaCCTCTTTTCAGAAAAgggtcaaaatcaaaatcaaaatcaaaattgtttatttgtcaaacataggtattttatatatgaTCTTAGATACATGTAAATAGTCCGCTATGTTTTGTCATAAATGAcatacaaatctttaaaatgaaattattttacacataacaTATTAGTAcctaacttaattataataaatattatttttatataaacaaataatttatgtgttaacaatgacaataatatattaactataGGGTAGGTACAGGTGCCTATACTAGTGACAGTGGTTGATGAATAGAAATTCTTAAGTTTACATCATTTTATCATTTAGAAATTCATCAATGgtgtaataacatttatttaataaaaagtcatGAAgcgactttttaattttttttagaggcaacacttttatttgttctggaattttattataaatttgaggAGCAATAccaaaaaaccttttttttagaAGTGAAGTCCTGCACTGTATACTACACAGTTGATTTAAATATTGAGAGCGTATTGGGTTTTTGTTAACTTctgatttctttttaaataaatttgtgttagtttttacaaaaagtgcTGTCTCTAGAATATATAAACATGGTAGAGTTAacaatttaagttttttgaaCAAAGGAACACAACTGTCTGTTGATTTTAAATTGCACATTGCCCTTAAACATCTTTTCTGCATCTTAAATATTAGCTCTCTATTGGTCGATTGTCCCCAAAAAATGATGCCGTAACGGAGAATAGAGGCAACAAGTCCATGGTATGCTGTAACTAGCGTCTCAGTGTTTACTGtctttgaaatttgaaatagtaGGTAGGATGCTTTATTTAATCGTTTACATATTTCTTCAAGATGTGGTTTCCAGGTAAGTTTACTATCTACTGTTATTCCAAGGAATTTTGTAGTAGTAGCCTCTTCTATTTGACAGTCATTATATGTGATGTTGACTGGTGGAGCCTCAAGACGCTGATGGAAGtgcattatatttgttttatttaaattaattacaagattattattattaagccaGTTTATTATATCAGTAAGGGAATTGTTGATGTCGTTTTGATAATTATCTGGATCAGTGCACTCTATAATAGCTGTGCTGTCATCTGCAAAAAGTATCATTTTTTTACTGATGTTTTTGGGCAgatcattaatataaattaagaaaagaaGAGGTCCTAAGACACTGCCTTGTGGCACACCATAGTGTAAATCTCTTTCTATAGaggtgtaatttttttctattttggtACTAGGACAAATTCGTGATATTTCTGTACATTGGACTCTATtacttaaatatgatttaagGAGTTTTAGAATATTTCCTCTGATGCCATATCCAtacagtttttgtaacaaaattttatgatcTACGTAATCAAAAGCTTTTGTCATATCAGCATAGATAACGCATACGGGATTTCTTTTGTCAACAGAAGTCATAACATTAGAGAGTAAGTCATAGAGTGCCAtgttaatattagtattttttcgGAACCCTTTCTGTTCATTACAAAAGagactgaatttttcaaaataattataaatggaGTTATATATAACTttctcaaagatttttgaaaaaacaggTACTTTCGCTATTGGTCTATAATTTTTTACGTCTGTTTTatcatttttcttaaaaaggGGTTTAATTACTACTTTTTTTAGACCAGTTGGATACACACCATCAGTGATGCAAAGATTAATTATATGAGAGAGGGGTGAAGCTATAACATccttaacatattttattaccttaGTCGATATGCCATCGTATCCAACcgtattagtattttttaagctatcaattatttttattatatcgtaaTCCGAAGTGGGTagcataaataatgattgtgtagatatattattaaaagaatagtctttatttatatcattttgtgtttgaatattattttcaatggaatctataaaataatcgtTAAATGTATTAGCGATATCTAATGGTTTTAAatgatttacattattttattttaaggatAGTATTGGTTCCGGGGGCAAGCaccattttgatttattaattatttgccaTGCagcttttgatttattattagatgTATTTATATGATGGTTATTTTGTGCTATCTGTGttaatttgatgatttttttgtataaagtagAATAAGTTTTGaaagctagtttat
Coding sequences within:
- the LOC142975808 gene encoding juvenile hormone esterase-like, with the protein product MVEVKVQQGWLRGEKLDTVTGDGQYYSFKGIPYAQPPLGKLRFKAPLPPLPWDGVREAKEHGAKCPQIDIFSFVFQPGNEDCLHLSVYTPELTPEVPLPVIVFIHGGCFKSGSGNSKNYAGDFLVSRGVILVTMNYRLDALGFLCLDTEEVPGNAGMKDQVAALRWVRDNIRNFGGDPANVTLMGHSSGAACAGLHLLSPMSKGLFNRVIIMSGSPTCDWAVPFEPQKRAFILGKELGLETDDPSILLEFLQNVPVENLINTSPYVLSFEERNDNILKMVHFTPVIEKNFGQEQFLTDDPIKLLKDGKINDVDVFLGHTSEESLIYISTFEEYLKKLILSHNRYPEILVPRKIQLMCTAKQILDLSKRIHDFYFEGKSINIDTMKEFIRYCSDAGYIYDINSFMSKLAKVGSGRRYMYRFSGISDRNIYGNPGLKYGIKGAGHLDDMVHLMPTQLVKVKLEKNSKAYDLIQLTTTVFSNFAKYGNPTPDASLGVTWPKYDSTNQAFVDIGDTLTVGSHPAGEALDFWRSIYEEVRLDY